A single genomic interval of Oreochromis aureus strain Israel breed Guangdong linkage group 12, ZZ_aureus, whole genome shotgun sequence harbors:
- the LOC120443073 gene encoding GTPase IMAP family member 8-like, whose protein sequence is RNLLTYTEETKGPQPENIKRTLNLVLCGRRGAGKTSAAKAILGQTELHSVSNSSECVQHQGEVCGRWVSLVELPALYGKPQEAVMEESLRCISLCDPEGVHAFILVLPVAPLTDEDKGELETIQNTFSS, encoded by the coding sequence CGAAACCTCCTCACCTACACCGAAGAGACCAAAGGACCACAGCCTGAGAACATCAAGCGGACTTTAAACCTGGTTCTGTGTGGGAGGAGAGGAGCAGGGAAGACGTCAGCAGCCAAGGCCATTTTAGGTCAGACTGAGCTTCATTCAGTCTCCAACTCATCAGAGTGTGTTCAACATCAGGGAGAGGTGTGTGGACGTTGGGTTTCCCTGGTGGAGCTGCCTGCCTTGTATGGAAAACCTCAGGAGGCAGTGATGGAGGAATCACTCAGGTGTATCTCCCTCTGTGATCCTGAGGGTGTCCATGCCTTCATCCTGGTCCTACCTGTGGCTCCCCTCACTGATGAAGACAAGGGAGAGTTAGAGACCATCCAGAACACATTCAGCTCTTGA